In Gigantopelta aegis isolate Gae_Host chromosome 6, Gae_host_genome, whole genome shotgun sequence, the following are encoded in one genomic region:
- the LOC121376293 gene encoding transcription factor AP-1-like, producing MNLDPCFNMEMSFYESRPIKEEQQRDLRASLKRKMDSPFEIGPNGERDAVDRLKRNMKLDFNSAGNKKTKLSLLQSPDLNLLKLASPELEKMIIQANGMVTTTPTPTQFIFPKHVTDEQEAYARGFVDALAELHDSTIPQPQEQEQQQSTVKQIKVTSSAVSQGVTKFITSISNGNMTYATVPTVSQGLTTTTSLPGGLHTVDLTGSVPKTVEHLNSFNMPKFQVKEEPQCVPSLDCTPPLSPINMDNQEVIKLERKRARNRVAARKCRTRKLERISRLEDKVADLKGQNTDLSTTATNLRDQVCKLKKQIIDHVNSGCQIMMSPNFSF from the coding sequence ATGAATTTAGATCCGTGTTTCAACATGGAAATGTCTTTCTATGAAAGTCGTCCCAttaaagaagaacaacaacggGATTTACGCGCAAGTTTGAAACGAAAAATGGATTCCCCGTTTGAAATTGGACCAAACGGAGAACGAGACGCCGTTGACAGACTGAAGAGAAATATGAAACTGGACTTCAATTCCGCTGGAAATAAGAAGACGAAACTGAGTCTCCTTCAGTCGCCAGATCTGAACCTTTTGAAATTGGCCTCGCCTGAACTCGAAAAGATGATCATCCAAGCCAACGGAATGGTGACCACCACCCCGACCCCGACACAGTTTATCTTCCCTAAACATGTGACGGACGAACAAGAGGCGTACGCCAGGGGGTTCGTGGATGCATTGGCGGAACTGCACGACAGTACCATTCCCCAGccacaagaacaagaacaacaacagtCAACGGtcaaacaaattaaagttaCTTCCAGCGCCGTTTCACAGGGTGTGACCAAATTCATCACATCCATTTCGAACGGAAATATGACCTACGCCACCGTGCCCACCGTCTCGCAGGGTCTGACAACCACCACGTCCCTCCCTGGAGGTCTCCACACTGTCGACCTCACCGGCAGTGTGCCCAAAACTGTTGAACATTTGAACTCTTTTAATATGCCAAAATTTCAAGTGAAGGAAGAACCACAGTGTGTTCCCAGCTTAGACTGCACCCCGCCCCTGTCTCCAATTAACATGGACAATCAAGAAGTTATCAAGTTGGAGAGGAAGAGGGCGAGAAACAGGGTGGCAGCAAGGAAGTGCAGAACGAGAAAACTTGAAAGAATCTCAAGGCTCGAAGACAAAGTTGCTGATTTGAAAGGACAAAATACAGACCTGTCGACAACAGCTACCAATCTCAGGGATCAAGTGTgtaaattgaaaaaacaaattattgatCATGTGAACAGTGGATGTCAGATAATGATGTCGCCAaatttttcattttga